From the Theileria equi strain WA chromosome 4 map unlocalized gcontig_1105316255041, whole genome shotgun sequence genome, one window contains:
- a CDS encoding conserved hypothetical protein (encoded by transcript BEWA_048190A): protein MGDTPEGEEEAEMSQKEGDTGNGSLKKAVAFLSGLALYQLPHAAISAGNFTVGRFQIPQQYVGLYINRMIIPYRIFSLLGVAVLTAYDQTGSTNIDKITVGLFWGVIGCYIALLLTYCSGGIQGHLTLYYWMVILASAIVGAAFVGIVKALGDDVTYLLVALPVSGILASSYHISFIVISQYFNFSNIYYWLVFWQWICAISLIAAVSVLVWTFMGKTSTSTTTTVSSSSSGSDSGGSSTNGGFLEALGNAISPLLLVAFGYGIQNMFYPSVAPYKIIGIDRGYKIDVAVLITSAVPPLLFLYLISKGQGPNVKWTEGNAHLWHYAWAFFGIEIFCGMLFFSTLHYPNSAMPRAIKDSIWGLGFFTVLYDFSVQMTRCIGSNGVDKQGGKDAPKMNTLNTFIYSFSQVLFAFLGDGYIRTYRKAEESSDLWPTAHYTTRRAFWYWTWSTAKVSFSNVGTAFTRDVRGAIQTKKEHLFIVYDDAPPEGDPFFDLPFIKKKEPSKDNHSLKGAHIFH from the coding sequence ATGGGTGATACTCCGGAGGGAGAGGAGGAAGCTGAAATGAGTCAGAAAGAGGGAGACACAGGAAATGGCAGCCTAAAGAAGGCTGTGGCATTCCTGTCTGGACTGGCCCTGTACCAGCTCCCGCATGCCGCTATATCGGCTGGTAACTTTACGGTAGGAAGATTTCAGATTCCTCAGCAATATGTTGGCTTGTACATCAACAGGATGATTATACCGTACAGAATCTTCTCACTACTAGGAGTTGCAGTGTTGACAGCTTACGATCAGACTGGCAGTACGAATATTGACAAGATAACAGTTGGACTGTTTTGGGGTGTTATAGGCTGCTATATAGCCTTGTTACTCACATACTGTTCAGGAGGAATTCAGGGACATCTCACTCTCTACTACTGGATGGTCATCTTGGCTTCAGCTATCGTTGGTGCAGCCTTTGTCGGAATCGTCAAGGCTTTAGGAGATGATGTAACTTACCTCCTGGTTGCCCTTCCAGTGTCAGGAATTCTGGCATCCTCCTATCACATATCGTTCATTGTCATTTCTCAGTATTTTAACTTCTCAAACATATACTACTGGCTGGTATTCTGGCAGTGGATTTGTGCGATATCACTGATAGCGGCTGTATCAGTTCTTGTCTGGACATTCATGGGTAAAACTAGTACTagtactactactactgttTCTAGCTCTAGTAGTGGTAGTGATTCTGGAGGTAGTAGTACTAATGGAGGCTTCTTAGAGGCATTAGGCAATGCAATATCTCCACTATTATTGGTTGCATTCGGGTATGGCATCCAAAACATGTTCTATCCATCAGTAGCTCCATACAAAATTATTGGTATAGACAGAGGTTACAAGATTGATGTGGCAGTTTTAATCACGAGTGCTGTACCGCCATtgttattcttgtacctTATATCCAAAGGACAGGGTCCCAATGTTAAGTGGACCGAGGGCAATGCTCATTTATGGCATTATGCCTGGGCATTCTTCGGAATCGAGATATTTTGTGGAATGCTCTTCTTTTCCACTCTACATTACCCAAATAGTGCCATGCCAAGAGCCATAAAGGATAGTATTTGGGGTCTCGGATTCTTCACAGTACTCTACGATTTCTCCGTGCAGATGACTAGATGCATAGGAAGTAACGGAGTTGACAAGCAGGGAGGTAAAGATGCCCCTAAGATGAACACACTCAACACCTTTATATACTCCTTCTCTCAGGTGCTCTTTGCCTTTCTAGGAGATGGATACATTAGAACATATCGCAAAGCAGAAGAGAGTTCAGATTTATGGCCTACTGCTCACTATACCACAAGAAGAGCGTTCTGGTACTGGACTTGGAGTACAGCAAAGGTATCATTTAGCAACGTAGGAACTGCCTTTACCAGAGATGTAAGGGGAGCTATTCAAACTAAAAAGGAGCATTTGTTCATAGTCTACGATGACGCTCCTCCTGAGGGTGATCCCTTCTTTGACCTCCCATTTATTAAAAAGAAGGAACCCTCTAAAGATAATCACAGCTTAAAGGGAGCacacatttttcactaA
- a CDS encoding hypothetical protein (encoded by transcript BEWA_048180A), translated as MHVMASRLTPWELRSCKAGGCCGKRIYSSTNLTTLDISNPDKLKVHIDETTGNNRGKIFSPKNDQTVNKVVDGKATIWIAGAGEECSFVGLTLDHDRPKSVSLSIKKDSSSYIELKYYDKGTTGWNERRDEPKKRSTTHPASPLQSTR; from the exons GAATTGAG GTCGTGTAAAGCTGGTGGGTGTTGCGGAAAGAGAATTTACAGCTCTACCAATCTAACAACTTTGGATATTTCGAATCCAGATAAATTAAAGGTACATATTGACGAGACCACCGGGAACAACAGAGGAAAGATTTTTTCCCCAAAAAATGACCAAACAGTCAATAAGGTAGTTGATGGGAAGGCAACTATATGGATTGCAGGTGCAGGTGAGGAATGTTCATTCGTGGGACTGACTTTGGACCATGATCGGCCTAAATCCGTATCGTTGAGCATCAAAAAAGATTCTTCCAGCTACATCGAGCTAAAGTACTATGACAAAGGTACCACTGGCTGGAATGAGAGGAGGGATGAACCTAAAAAGCGCTCTACGACTCATCCTGCAAGTCCATTACAAAGCACCAGGTGA